In Pectobacterium aroidearum, the following are encoded in one genomic region:
- a CDS encoding zinc-binding alcohol dehydrogenase family protein, translating into MTVHAIAVDPQQPENFIAITQDIPEPGEYDLLIDVKAISVNPVDTKVHAGLRQNGLQQPRILGWDASGVVLKTGSAVSQFRVGDEVWYAGDITRPGSNTTHQLIDSRIVAHKPASLDWAAAAAMPLTALTAWEGLFEHLKIQQADSEKTLLIIGGAGGVGSLAISLAALRSSVNIIATASKPDSAEWCRQRGAHKVVDYRNLVAELEKEGIKQVDYIFCLNDTDGHWEAISKLIAPMGHICTIVENKHPLDQTALKLKSAALHWELMFTRSMFTTPDIAEQGNILHEVAQLVDAGKLQGTASETLQGLTVDTLKQAHDKVLEGHMRGKIVIAL; encoded by the coding sequence ATGACCGTTCATGCGATAGCCGTTGATCCACAACAGCCAGAAAATTTCATCGCCATCACTCAGGACATCCCCGAGCCCGGTGAATACGATCTGTTAATCGACGTAAAAGCCATTTCCGTCAACCCGGTGGATACCAAGGTGCATGCCGGATTACGCCAGAATGGATTACAACAGCCTAGAATTCTCGGCTGGGATGCCAGCGGCGTCGTGCTAAAAACAGGCAGCGCCGTTAGCCAGTTTCGGGTAGGCGATGAAGTCTGGTACGCCGGTGATATCACCCGTCCCGGCAGCAACACGACGCATCAGTTAATTGATTCACGCATCGTCGCACACAAGCCCGCGTCTCTCGACTGGGCCGCCGCGGCTGCAATGCCGCTCACGGCGCTGACCGCGTGGGAAGGGCTGTTCGAGCACTTGAAAATACAGCAGGCTGACAGCGAGAAAACGCTGCTGATTATCGGTGGTGCAGGCGGCGTAGGTTCCCTTGCGATTTCTCTGGCAGCGCTGCGCAGTTCGGTGAACATTATCGCTACTGCATCAAAGCCTGACTCGGCGGAATGGTGCCGCCAGCGTGGTGCGCACAAGGTTGTGGATTACCGTAATTTGGTGGCTGAGTTAGAAAAAGAAGGGATCAAACAGGTCGATTACATTTTCTGTTTGAACGATACCGACGGCCACTGGGAGGCGATCAGCAAGCTGATCGCACCGATGGGGCATATCTGTACCATCGTGGAAAACAAACACCCGCTCGACCAAACGGCGCTGAAACTCAAAAGCGCGGCGCTACATTGGGAACTCATGTTTACCCGCAGCATGTTTACCACACCGGATATCGCCGAACAGGGGAACATTTTGCACGAAGTCGCACAGCTGGTTGATGCTGGAAAACTTCAGGGAACCGCCAGCGAAACGCTGCAAGGGTTAACGGTAGACACGCTGAAGCAAGCTCACGATAAAGTGCTGGAAGGGCATATGCGCGGCAAGATCGTTATCGCGCTGTAA
- a CDS encoding LysR family transcriptional regulator has translation MFKQLQDMALFALVAECGSFTQAARKAGLAKSSLSLRISQLEQQIGLRLLNRTTRQLNLTFAGERYLIHCQEMLQASERADLAIQRLRDNPSGRLRITSPAGLGSTLLARLTAEFQQRFPAVSLDVLISDAVIDLVQEGFDVAFRTGKPHDSSLIGRPLGQTPRYLLASPDYLARHPALLHPQQLQQHRCIAHHAWTEWLLHRGSELYRWLLPDAHITDNLLYARECAIAGAGITLLPDFLCLDDAVSGKLVRVLSDWQAEANELYLVYPSRKLNSPALACFIDFVLQHSALDDYSTFLKKQQ, from the coding sequence ATGTTTAAACAATTGCAGGATATGGCGCTGTTTGCGCTGGTGGCCGAGTGTGGCAGTTTTACACAGGCGGCGCGCAAAGCCGGGCTGGCAAAATCCAGCCTGAGCTTGCGCATTAGCCAGCTTGAACAGCAGATTGGCCTGCGGCTGTTGAACCGAACGACGCGCCAGCTCAATCTGACGTTTGCGGGTGAGCGTTACCTGATTCACTGTCAGGAGATGCTACAAGCCAGCGAACGTGCCGATCTCGCTATACAGCGTCTGCGCGATAACCCCAGTGGGCGGTTACGCATCACCAGCCCGGCAGGATTAGGTTCCACGCTGCTGGCGCGGCTTACCGCTGAATTTCAGCAGCGCTTTCCCGCGGTATCGCTGGATGTGTTGATTTCAGATGCGGTGATCGATCTGGTACAGGAAGGGTTTGATGTCGCTTTTCGTACCGGTAAACCGCACGATTCTTCACTGATTGGACGCCCGCTTGGGCAGACTCCCCGCTATTTGCTGGCATCGCCTGACTATCTGGCGCGGCACCCGGCATTACTCCATCCGCAGCAGCTTCAACAGCACCGCTGTATTGCGCACCATGCCTGGACGGAGTGGCTCCTTCATCGCGGTTCAGAACTTTATCGCTGGTTACTGCCCGATGCGCATATCACCGATAACCTGCTTTACGCCCGCGAGTGCGCTATTGCGGGAGCTGGCATTACGCTATTGCCAGATTTTCTCTGCCTGGATGACGCAGTGTCCGGGAAATTGGTCAGGGTTTTGTCGGATTGGCAGGCGGAAGCTAACGAGCTTTATCTGGTGTATCCCAGCCGCAAGCTGAATTCGCCCGCGTTAGCGTGTTTTATCGACTTTGTTTTACAACATAGTGCGTTGGATGATTACTCAACGTTTTTGAAAAAGCAGCAGTGA
- a CDS encoding methyl-accepting chemotaxis protein produces the protein MLFALSIGTASYFLKQSNDSLDKANELSDIRAGISSSLDQLRVARLLLIQAGAANRISDHEVFKSASDQAAGRVRASQKRLDEYLARPDKLESEKALDEDILKAYNNYRDNAIVVMQKATSDGEFEDLVSLESTVARQLDEAFSVPVRKKVTELTKAAQDINLQAEQNAKLGYWMMAGSFALSIIMAIMAYIMVRNVILAPINRLVERIQKIAAGDLTQPPMAMGRNEIGILGTNIQNMQAELTDTVTIVREGADSIYQGSSEITAGNVDLSSRTEQQAAALEETAASMEQLTATVKQNSDNAHHASQLAKNASEKAEKGGQIVQGVVDTMQDISTSSKRISEITSVINSIAFQTNILALNAAVEAARAGEQGRGFAVVAGEVRNLAQRSAQAAKEIEGLIGESSRLVETGSGLVSQAGTTMGEIVRAVVSVTDIMGEIASASDEQSRGIGQVSQAVSEMDSATQQNAALVQEASAAAVSLEEQAARLTQAVAVFKLAGVAQKLKASLPKAAPQPRLAPAMAIAGSSSKGSDNQNWETF, from the coding sequence ATTTTATTTGCGCTTTCTATTGGCACAGCGAGTTATTTTTTAAAACAGAGTAATGATTCACTCGATAAAGCGAATGAATTGTCTGATATCCGGGCCGGTATCAGCAGCAGCCTCGATCAGCTACGCGTAGCCAGACTGCTGCTTATTCAGGCTGGTGCAGCAAACCGTATTAGCGATCACGAGGTGTTTAAATCCGCTTCAGATCAGGCAGCTGGTCGAGTCAGAGCCTCGCAGAAGCGTCTGGATGAATATCTCGCACGCCCAGACAAACTGGAGAGTGAAAAGGCCTTGGATGAGGATATCCTCAAGGCTTATAACAACTATCGCGATAATGCGATTGTTGTGATGCAGAAAGCCACGAGTGATGGTGAATTTGAAGATCTGGTGTCGTTGGAAAGCACAGTGGCCCGTCAGTTAGATGAAGCGTTCAGTGTTCCAGTGCGTAAGAAAGTGACTGAGCTGACAAAAGCCGCGCAGGATATCAATCTACAAGCAGAACAGAATGCCAAGCTGGGTTACTGGATGATGGCAGGTTCATTTGCCCTGTCGATCATTATGGCGATCATGGCCTACATCATGGTGCGCAATGTGATCCTTGCGCCAATAAACAGACTGGTTGAGCGTATCCAGAAGATTGCAGCGGGCGATTTGACGCAGCCGCCGATGGCAATGGGGCGCAATGAAATCGGCATTCTGGGGACGAATATCCAGAACATGCAGGCGGAGCTGACGGATACGGTGACGATCGTGCGTGAAGGGGCGGATTCGATCTACCAGGGATCGTCAGAAATCACGGCAGGCAACGTCGATCTCTCTTCGCGTACCGAGCAGCAGGCCGCCGCGCTGGAAGAAACCGCGGCGAGCATGGAACAGCTGACCGCAACGGTGAAACAGAACTCTGACAATGCTCATCACGCCAGCCAGTTGGCAAAAAATGCCTCTGAAAAAGCGGAGAAGGGCGGACAAATTGTGCAAGGCGTGGTGGACACCATGCAGGACATTTCTACAAGCTCAAAACGCATTTCCGAGATCACTTCCGTTATTAACAGCATCGCTTTCCAGACCAACATTCTGGCGCTGAACGCCGCGGTAGAAGCTGCGCGTGCGGGTGAGCAAGGGCGTGGTTTTGCTGTGGTGGCGGGGGAAGTCCGTAATTTGGCGCAGCGCAGCGCGCAAGCCGCGAAAGAGATTGAAGGGCTGATTGGTGAATCAAGCCGGCTGGTGGAAACGGGCTCAGGGCTCGTGTCTCAGGCGGGGACAACCATGGGTGAGATTGTGCGTGCGGTTGTCAGCGTGACTGACATCATGGGGGAAATTGCTTCCGCTTCTGACGAACAGAGCCGTGGCATTGGGCAGGTTAGTCAGGCCGTGTCTGAAATGGATAGCGCGACGCAGCAGAACGCAGCGCTGGTGCAGGAAGCCTCGGCAGCGGCCGTTTCACTTGAAGAGCAGGCTGCTCGTCTGACGCAGGCTGTCGCGGTATTTAAACTGGCTGGCGTCGCTCAGAAGCTGAAAGCGTCATTGCCAAAAGCGGCACCGCAACCGCGTTTAGCGCCAGCGATGGCGATTGCCGGAAGCAGTAGTAAAGGCAGCGATAATCAAAACTGGGAAACGTTCTGA